Below is a window of Ralstonia pickettii DNA.
GCGGCGAGCAAAGCTTTCAAAGCGCGCCTCAAAACCTTCCTTGGTCGGGATGCCGCCAATCCTCTCGGCCAGGAAAGAAAACGAGCGTTCGGACTCCTCCAGTGCGAACAGGCCCAGCTGGAAGAAGCCATGCCGCGGCTCCAATGCCAGGAAGTTCGGATTGCCGCGCCCGGCATTGAGCATGATGCGTTGCGAATCGCTCTGCGCAAGCTGGATCAGCACGTCCTTCAGTTCGAACGGGCTCAGTTGCCCAAGGGCTTCCAGTTCCTTGGATTTTTGCGTCGGATTGGTGGTCATCGCAGATTCCCGTGGATGCAGCGTTGGCGAAGGAGAGCCCACCACGCGAGCAGCAGGCCGAAGAGACGCTCAGGCGAAGGCGATCACAAGCGGACCCAGCAGGGTCAGCAGCACGTTCGCGAGCGCATAGGTAATGGCAAAGGGAATGGTCGGCACACTGCTCTCGGCTTTCTCCAGCACGCCGCCAAACGCGGGGTTGGCTGAACGCGCGCCCGACAGCGCACCCGCCAGCACGGCTACATTGTCGTAGCGGAGCACATAACGGCCGAACAGGTAGGTCAGGATCAACGGCACCATCGTGACGATCACGCCGGCAACGAAGATCGACACGCCGCTCTTCTGCAGAGTCGCCCACGCCTGCGCGCCAGAGCCCAGGCCCACACAGGCGACAAAGGCGGCCAAGCCCATGTCCTTGAGGATTTGCGACGCTGCGTTGGGCAACTGGCCGAAGGTGGGATGCTTGCCGCGCAGCCAGCCAAACACCAGCCCCGAGAGCAGCGCCCCGCCCCCACTCCCCAGCGTCAGCGGTATGCCGCCTACCTTTGCCACCAGCGTACCGATCAGCAGGCCGACCAGCACCCCCAGCCCAAGGTAGACGAAGTCCGTCTTGTCGCCCGGCGGCACGGGATAGCCGACTTCGGCGGCCGCGCGCTTGATGTCGGACGGTGCGCCGTGCAACGTGACGACATCACCGTGCAGCATGACGGTGCCGTCCAACAGCGGCACAGTCTTACCCATGCGCGTGATGCGCGCGATGTACACGCCGTGCTTCATATCGCGTGTGGCTTGTGCCTTCATCTCGCCCAGCGTCTTGTGGCTTGCACCCTTGCGCGTGAATACGACATCGCGCACCTGAAGTGGCTGATCCATGTCGGAAGACACGGTGGACTCGTCGCCAAGCAGCGTCCAGGCCTTGGCTGCGGCTTCGCGACGGCCGATCAGCAGAACGCGATCGGCGCGCTGCAGTTTCAACGCCGGCTCAATGGCGATTTCGTCGCCGTTGCGCAAGATGCGCTCGATGGTGATGCCGTCGTCCAGTGTGGTCTCGACTTCCTCCACGGTCTTGCCTGCGCCCGTGGTCACGTCATACACGCGTCCGACCAGTGCCGGCAGCGAGGCCACCTCGCCCTGCTCGAGCGGGCGCCTGCCTCCGGCCATTTCCAGCTCGGCTTTCTTGGCATCATCGCGCAGCTCACGCCCCATCAGGCGCGGCAGAATGTTCACGCACATGATGATGGCGCCCAGGCTGCCGAACACGTACGTCACTGCATAGCCGATGGCCACATTCGACTGCAGATGCGCCACCTCGTCGGCCGGCAGGCCCATGCGTGAGAGGGCATCGCCCGCGGTGCCAATGACTGCCGACTGTGTCATGCCGCCCGCCGCAATGCCGGCGGTCAAGCCCTTGTCAAAGCCGAACAGCTTGCCGCACACGAGAATGGTGACCAAGCCACTCACCGCAAGAAACACCGCCATGGCGATCTCGCGCAGCGTGCTGCGATTGAGGGAGCTAAAGAATTGCGGCCCGCTTTCGTAGCCGACCGCGTAGATGAAGAGCGCGAACATGATGCTCTTCACGCCGGAATCGATCGTCACGCCAAACTGGCTGATCAATACCGCGGCAATCAGCGATCCGCCCACCCCGCCGATTTGAAATTTGCCGAAATTGATCTTGCCGACTGCGTAGCCAATGGCAAGCGACAGAAAGAGCGCTGTCTCGGGCACGCTCTTGAACACGCTGTGAATCCAATCCATGGCAGCGACTCTCCGGAAAATCTTAGAGGCTTGTCTGGTTGAGCAGACAAACAGACATCGCGTAAGGCGCCACCCCGTGTGCCGCTCAACACGCCCGTGGACGTTAGAGGCTGCACATGAATGATGTCAATTTCACAAAACTTAACTGTCAGAGCACATATTCAACACATTGCATTAGAAGATTGCGCCCAACGCAAACGTTGACGTGCATGTAACACGCTGTAATCATCGACCGCCACAACGCTGACGGCGCGTCATGACCTGACGCCCGGACGGCTCGAGCCGCCGCTTCGCGTAAACCGCGTAGTCGGCCGTCGACACAAGAAACAGGGACAAGACGATGAAAAGCAAGGTCGTGGTGTACGGCCCGCTCTACGGGAAGTGGTACGCAATTCTGGTCAACGACGGTGTGGCCGCCGAATCAAACCAGTTTGGCTCGTACGAAGCCGCCATGGGCTTCGCCTCACGCCGTTATCCGGAGCTTGAGCAGGAGCGGCAGCCTTACGCGCGCGGCCGCGAGGAAAGCGAGAACGGCAGCGACAGCCGGGAAGCTGCGCCCATTTGAACCGCGAACATGCCGGGCGGCATTTGCGCCGCCCGTGCCGGCCACAGGGTTAGTGGCCTGTGCCGCAAAAGCGGCCGGCGATCCATTCGAAGACGCTGCCTTCGCGCAGCGAGCGGCTTTGCGCCTCGTCGCCGTAATGGATCTGGTAAAGCGGCTTGCCGGTAGCGTTGCGCGCGCGATAGAGCGTTTGTGCAATCACTGTGTAGCTATGTCGCGCGCAGTCGAGCACGACCTGTTTGACCGACGAACGGATCGGCTGCCCATCTGCTGTCTTGATCGTGAAGTCGGGCAGCACGTTGCGCAAGAGCCGGAAGTGCACGGTGTGCGAATTGGCATCGGCCGCGGCACCGGGCTGCGGCTTGACCGATTGCCGATCGATATACGAAACAATGCCGTTGATGCTCTCGAAGCGGCGCCACCGGGAATCGGCGGAGGATGATTCGAGGGCGGGTGGCGCATCGGCCGAAACGGCTTGCGCGGCCCCCGTCGGCGCAGCGGCCGACGCAGAAATGGTTTGTGCGGATACGGGCATCGCTGCCCACTGCGCAGCAACCAGAGCGGTCGCCGCGATGGCGCTTTGCCAGCGCCAGCCTCCTGTCTTCATGGGGTGTCTCGCCTTGCTGCAAAAAACTGAGCGGGCGATTCTACCGCGCTGGCGCAACCGCTTACGTCACATCTGGTCGACGGGTTCGGCAACGTCCACGCCGGCAAAACGCAGATACAGCGTGCGCAGCGCCTGCGTGAGCGGGCCCGGCTGGCCGCTGCCGATCTGCACGCCGTCGATGGACACCACCGGCATCACAAACGTCGACGCGCTCGTGTAGAACGCTTCGGCGGCTTGCTGAGCTTCGGCCACGGTAAAGGTGCGCTCTTCCAGCGTCACGCCATATTCGCGTGCCAGCGCCAGGATCGACACACGCGTGATGCCCGGCAGCACGGCGTTCGACAGCGGACGCGTGATCAGCCGCTTATCGGCGGTGATGATGAACGCGGTCGACGACGCGCCTTCGGTCACCCGTTCGCCGTCGGTCATCCAGGCTTCGTGCGCGCCGGCGCGGGCGGCGATCTGCTTGGCCATCACCTGCGGCAACAGGCCCACGCTTTTGATGTCGCAACGCTTCCAGCGCAGATCGGGCACCGTCACCACAGTTGCGCCCTTCTTTGCGAGCGGGCTGTCGACGATGGACTTGACCTGCGTGAATGCCACGGCCGTCGGCGAGATGTCAGCCGGTATGCCGAAATCGCGCTCGGCCACGCCGCGCGTGACCTGCATGTAGACCACACCCTCGTCCAGCCCATTGCGCGCCACCAGCTCTTCGCACACGCGCGTCCATTCCGCGTCGGTGTACGGGTTGTCGATGCCGATCTCGGACAGCGATCGTGTCAGGCGGGCGAGGTGCGCGTCGTTGTCGACGAGCTTGCCGCGCGCCACGGCGGTGACTTCATAGATGCCATCGGCAAAGGTGAAGCCGCGATCCATGACGGAGACGGTGGCTTCGGCGGCCGGCACGTATTGGCCGTTCAGGAAGATGATTCGCGACATGCTCGGAGAGAGGATTCAAGTGTGGGCGGGACTGCCCTGCCAACGAATCTACAGGATACGTGCGCGATCCTGCGAATACCGATGTGTGCCCACGTTATGCGAAAACGGCATGATGCGCGAAACCGCTCCGTTAAACTCTGCCGTTTTCGTCCGACCGCGCACCCATGTCCGAAATCACCATCCGCCCGATCGTCGCAGACGACCTGGCCGGCATCCTCGCCGTGCAGCAGGCCTGTTACGGCGAGGGGTTTCTAGAACCGGGCGATGCGCTTGCCAGCCGCTGGGCGCGCAGTCCGGCCCTGTGCCTGGTCGCCTTGCGCGGCGGCGAGGTGGTCGGCTACCTGCTTTCGCATGCGTGGCATGCATGGACACCGCCCAAATTGCACGTGCCGCTGCCTGTTGCGGATGCGGCCGATGTGCTCTGGTTCGTTCACGACATGGCCATCGCGCCTGCCGGTCGGGGCCAGCGTTTGGGGGAGCAGCTTTACGCAATCGCATTGGCCAGCGCCCACGCTCAAGGGCTGCGCGAATCGCGGCTGGTGGCCGTGCAAGGCGCGGATGCCTTTTGGCGCCGCCTTGATTATCAGTCGGCCGATCTGGATGAAGGCGCGTTGGCCACGCTGCGCACGGTTTATGGCGAGAAGGCGTATCTAATGGAGCGCGCGTTGCCGTGAGCGGCCAGCGAGGCACTTCGTTACAATTCGCAACACCCGTATATCTTCTGTAAGACTGCGCGCATCCGGTTCAACTACAGTGCGATGTCTTGAGGAATTCCCACATGCATAAGAACTTCGCGCTGTACGTGCTGGCAGCCGCTGCGGCGCTGTCCTCGCCGTTGGCCGTGGCGCGCGTCAATGTCGATATTGGAATCGGCGTGCCAGTGGCGCCCGTCTATGTCGAACCCGCACCGGTCTATGCCCCGGCGCCGGTGTACGCCCCGCCCCCGCCGCCGGCCTACTATGCACCGCAACCCGTTTATGTCGCGCCGCAGCCGGTCATTGTTGCCCCCGGCTACTACGACGATGGGCGCGGCCGCGAATGGCAGGAACGCCAATGGCGTGAACAACGCTGGCGCGAGCGTGAATGGCGCCGGCACCATCGTCATGACGACGACGATTGATCCGGCTCCCCGCAGCGCTCAGGCGGCCTTCTTCGCCAAGCCCAGGTAGGTTTCGATCACGCGGGGGTTGACGGCCAGTTCCTGCGCAGGGCCTTCGAGCGTCATGTCGCCCGTTTCCAAGACGTAACCGTAGTCCGCCACCTGCAGGGCGGCACGTGCGTTCTGTTCGATCAACAACGTTGCCACGCCGGTTTTGCGCAGGTCGCTGATGATGTGGAAGATCTCTTTGACGATAAGCGGCGCAAGACCGAGGCTCGGCTCATCCAACATCAGCAACTGTGGCTTGGCCATCAGCGCGCGGCCCACGGCGAGCATCTGGCGCTCGCCGCCGGAAAGCGTGCCGGCTTCTTGCGCGCGACGCTCTTTCAGGCGCGGGAACAAGTCGTACACCACCTCCATCTGGTCGAGATAGTTGCGCTCACCCGCACGCTTGCGGCGGTACGCGCCCAGCACGAGGTTGTCTTCCACGCTCATGGTGGCAAACAGCTCGCGCTTTTCCGGGACGAGGCACATACCGCGTGCCACGCGCTTTTCCACCGGCAGACCAGTCAGGTTGTGACCGAGATACGAGACCACGCCGCTGGCCGAGCCGGTCGTTGGCAGCGCACCCATGACGGCGCCAAGCATGGTCGATTTGCCTGCGCCGTTCGGGCCGATGACCGTCACGATCTGGCCCGACTCCACCTTCAGGCTGGCGCCGTGCAGCGCCTCTACCTTGCCGTAGCGGACGTGCAGGTCCTTCACTTCCAGGATGACTGACATGCGCGTTCTCCTTATTCCACGCCGCCCAGGTAGGCTTCCAGCACCGCGGGGTTCTGCTGCACTTCCTGCGGCAGCCCTTCGGCAATCTTGGTGCCGAATTCCATGACGACCAGCCGATCGGTGAGGTTCATGACGAAGTCCATGTCGTGCTCGACCAGCAACACGCTCATGCCTTCGGCTTTCAGCTTGGTCAGCAGCGCGGCCAGCGCCTGCTTTTC
It encodes the following:
- the aspT gene encoding aspartate-alanine antiporter, yielding MDWIHSVFKSVPETALFLSLAIGYAVGKINFGKFQIGGVGGSLIAAVLISQFGVTIDSGVKSIMFALFIYAVGYESGPQFFSSLNRSTLREIAMAVFLAVSGLVTILVCGKLFGFDKGLTAGIAAGGMTQSAVIGTAGDALSRMGLPADEVAHLQSNVAIGYAVTYVFGSLGAIIMCVNILPRLMGRELRDDAKKAELEMAGGRRPLEQGEVASLPALVGRVYDVTTGAGKTVEEVETTLDDGITIERILRNGDEIAIEPALKLQRADRVLLIGRREAAAKAWTLLGDESTVSSDMDQPLQVRDVVFTRKGASHKTLGEMKAQATRDMKHGVYIARITRMGKTVPLLDGTVMLHGDVVTLHGAPSDIKRAAAEVGYPVPPGDKTDFVYLGLGVLVGLLIGTLVAKVGGIPLTLGSGGGALLSGLVFGWLRGKHPTFGQLPNAASQILKDMGLAAFVACVGLGSGAQAWATLQKSGVSIFVAGVIVTMVPLILTYLFGRYVLRYDNVAVLAGALSGARSANPAFGGVLEKAESSVPTIPFAITYALANVLLTLLGPLVIAFA
- a CDS encoding surface-adhesin E family protein — translated: MKTGGWRWQSAIAATALVAAQWAAMPVSAQTISASAAAPTGAAQAVSADAPPALESSSADSRWRRFESINGIVSYIDRQSVKPQPGAAADANSHTVHFRLLRNVLPDFTIKTADGQPIRSSVKQVVLDCARHSYTVIAQTLYRARNATGKPLYQIHYGDEAQSRSLREGSVFEWIAGRFCGTGH
- a CDS encoding D-amino-acid transaminase, with amino-acid sequence MSRIIFLNGQYVPAAEATVSVMDRGFTFADGIYEVTAVARGKLVDNDAHLARLTRSLSEIGIDNPYTDAEWTRVCEELVARNGLDEGVVYMQVTRGVAERDFGIPADISPTAVAFTQVKSIVDSPLAKKGATVVTVPDLRWKRCDIKSVGLLPQVMAKQIAARAGAHEAWMTDGERVTEGASSTAFIITADKRLITRPLSNAVLPGITRVSILALAREYGVTLEERTFTVAEAQQAAEAFYTSASTFVMPVVSIDGVQIGSGQPGPLTQALRTLYLRFAGVDVAEPVDQM
- a CDS encoding GNAT family N-acetyltransferase, giving the protein MSEITIRPIVADDLAGILAVQQACYGEGFLEPGDALASRWARSPALCLVALRGGEVVGYLLSHAWHAWTPPKLHVPLPVADAADVLWFVHDMAIAPAGRGQRLGEQLYAIALASAHAQGLRESRLVAVQGADAFWRRLDYQSADLDEGALATLRTVYGEKAYLMERALP
- a CDS encoding ABC transporter ATP-binding protein translates to MSVILEVKDLHVRYGKVEALHGASLKVESGQIVTVIGPNGAGKSTMLGAVMGALPTTGSASGVVSYLGHNLTGLPVEKRVARGMCLVPEKRELFATMSVEDNLVLGAYRRKRAGERNYLDQMEVVYDLFPRLKERRAQEAGTLSGGERQMLAVGRALMAKPQLLMLDEPSLGLAPLIVKEIFHIISDLRKTGVATLLIEQNARAALQVADYGYVLETGDMTLEGPAQELAVNPRVIETYLGLAKKAA